One stretch of Streptomyces sp. MMBL 11-1 DNA includes these proteins:
- a CDS encoding sugar ABC transporter ATP-binding protein, translating to MAPEPPLLTMSGITKLFPGVRALDGVDLEVQAGEVHCLLGQNGAGKSTLIKVLAGAHQPNDGEITWRGETVQLKSPIAAMRLGIATIYQELDLVEGLSVAENVFLGHEPTSAGFIVRTGEGRSAAKALLARLGHPEIDPARQVGDLSAAQQQIVSMARALSHDVRLIVMDEPSAALDPDEVDNLFRIVDGLTADGVAVVYISHRLEEIRRIGDRVTVIKDGRTVAVGLPAAGTPTRDIVAMMTGRDVAYVFPPRPEEPAPAATEPVLRVQGLSRKGEFAPVDLELRPGEIVGLAGLVGSGRSEILETIYGARKASTGTVTVAGKQLRPGSVRAAVAAGIGLAPEERKAQALLMTESVTRNVSVSSLSRFARVGWIDRGGERKAARNATRELQMRPDNPDAAVRTLSGGNQQKAVLARWLLRGCRVLLLDEPTRGVDVGARAELYAVIRRLADEGLAVLLVSSEVPEVLGLADRVLVLREGEVVHTAPAQELDEHRVLDLVMEGSPTP from the coding sequence ATGGCACCAGAACCACCCCTGCTCACCATGTCCGGCATCACCAAGCTCTTCCCGGGCGTCCGCGCCCTGGACGGCGTCGACCTGGAGGTCCAGGCCGGCGAGGTCCACTGCCTCCTCGGCCAGAACGGTGCGGGCAAGTCCACCCTCATCAAGGTGCTCGCCGGAGCCCACCAGCCCAACGATGGCGAGATCACCTGGCGCGGCGAAACCGTCCAGCTCAAGTCGCCGATCGCGGCCATGCGCCTGGGCATCGCGACCATCTACCAGGAACTCGACCTGGTCGAGGGCCTGTCGGTCGCCGAGAACGTCTTCCTCGGCCACGAGCCGACCAGCGCCGGCTTCATCGTCCGTACGGGGGAGGGGCGTTCCGCAGCGAAAGCGCTCCTGGCGCGACTCGGGCACCCGGAGATCGACCCCGCCCGGCAGGTCGGGGACCTCTCCGCCGCCCAGCAGCAGATCGTCTCCATGGCCAGGGCGCTCTCCCACGACGTCCGGCTCATCGTGATGGACGAGCCCTCCGCCGCCCTCGACCCCGACGAGGTCGACAACCTCTTCCGGATCGTCGACGGCCTCACCGCCGACGGGGTGGCCGTCGTCTACATCTCGCACCGCCTGGAGGAGATCCGCCGCATCGGCGACCGGGTCACCGTCATCAAGGACGGCAGGACCGTGGCCGTCGGGCTGCCCGCCGCCGGCACACCCACCCGCGACATCGTTGCCATGATGACCGGCCGGGACGTCGCCTATGTCTTCCCGCCGCGCCCGGAAGAGCCGGCCCCCGCCGCCACCGAACCCGTGCTCCGCGTCCAAGGTCTCTCCCGCAAGGGCGAGTTCGCCCCCGTCGACCTGGAACTGCGGCCCGGCGAGATCGTCGGCCTCGCCGGACTCGTCGGCTCAGGACGCTCCGAGATCCTCGAAACCATCTACGGAGCCCGTAAGGCGTCCACCGGGACCGTCACCGTCGCCGGAAAGCAGCTCCGCCCCGGCAGCGTCCGCGCCGCCGTCGCCGCCGGCATCGGTCTCGCGCCAGAGGAACGCAAGGCGCAGGCCCTGCTGATGACCGAGTCGGTCACCCGTAACGTCTCGGTCTCCTCCCTCTCCCGCTTCGCCCGGGTCGGCTGGATCGACCGGGGCGGGGAGCGGAAGGCCGCGCGGAACGCCACCCGTGAGCTGCAGATGCGGCCCGACAATCCGGATGCCGCCGTCCGCACCCTCTCCGGCGGCAACCAGCAGAAGGCCGTCCTCGCCCGCTGGCTGCTGCGCGGCTGCCGGGTCCTGCTGCTGGACGAACCCACCCGTGGCGTCGACGTCGGCGCGCGCGCCGAGCTCTACGCCGTGATCCGCCGGCTGGCCGACGAAGGCCTCGCCGTTCTGCTCGTCTCCAGCGAAGTGCCCGAAGTCCTGGGCCTCGCCGACCGGGTGCTGGTCCTCCGCGAGGGCGAAGTGGTCCACACGGCCCCCGCCCAGGAGCTCGACGAGCACCGCGTACTCGACCTCGTGATGGAAGGGAGCCCGACGCCATGA
- the fdhD gene encoding formate dehydrogenase accessory sulfurtransferase FdhD, with the protein MGRATERRRTLRIRDGAVSSRADTLVAEEPLEIRLNGRPLAITMRTPGDDFALAAGFLVSEGVIAEGDEVQSIVYCAGATADGVNSYNVVDVRLAPGVRVPDITLERNVYTTSSCGLCGKASLDAVRTATRHPVADAPPVRVTPELLSALPDRLRAAQRVFDRTGGLHAAALFSEEGELLDVREDVGRHNAVDKLVGRALTDHRLPLSRAVLLVSGRASFELAQKAVMAGIPVLAAVSAPSSLAVDLAAESGLTLVGFLRGPSMNVYAGEHRIALEAGAHQG; encoded by the coding sequence ATGGGACGGGCCACCGAACGCCGCCGCACCCTCCGTATCCGGGACGGTGCCGTCTCCTCCCGCGCGGACACCCTGGTGGCGGAGGAACCTCTGGAGATCCGCCTGAACGGCCGTCCGCTGGCCATCACGATGCGTACGCCGGGCGACGATTTCGCGCTGGCGGCGGGCTTCCTCGTCAGCGAAGGGGTGATCGCGGAGGGGGACGAAGTGCAGTCGATCGTCTACTGCGCCGGGGCGACGGCGGACGGTGTGAACAGCTACAACGTGGTGGACGTGAGGCTCGCGCCCGGAGTCCGCGTCCCCGACATCACGCTGGAGCGCAACGTCTACACCACCTCCTCGTGCGGTCTGTGCGGCAAGGCGAGCCTTGACGCGGTACGCACCGCGACCCGGCACCCCGTGGCCGACGCGCCCCCGGTGCGGGTCACCCCGGAGCTGCTGTCCGCCCTCCCGGACCGGTTGCGGGCCGCACAGCGGGTCTTCGACCGGACGGGCGGCCTGCACGCCGCCGCGCTGTTCTCCGAGGAGGGCGAACTCCTGGACGTCCGCGAGGACGTCGGCCGCCACAACGCGGTCGACAAGCTGGTGGGGCGGGCGCTGACGGACCACCGGCTGCCGCTGTCACGGGCCGTCCTGCTGGTGTCGGGGCGGGCCTCCTTCGAGCTGGCGCAGAAGGCCGTGATGGCGGGGATCCCGGTGCTCGCGGCGGTTTCGGCGCCATCGTCGCTGGCCGTGGACCTGGCGGCGGAGAGCGGCCTCACACTGGTCGGCTTCCTGCGCGGCCCGTCGATGAACGTGTACGCCGGTGAGCACCGGATCGCGCTGGAGGCGGGGGCCCACCAGGGCTGA
- a CDS encoding bile acid:sodium symporter family protein, protein MTRRIPRPPSWPPVDPYVLALAGTVALAALLPARGTAADVAGGASTAAVSLLFFLYGARLSTAEALDGLKHWRLHLTVLACTFVLFPLLGLASGGLVPYVLTPELQAGFLFLCLVPSTIQSSIAFTSIARGNVPAAICAGSFSSLAGILVTPLLAALLLGSAGGGFSADSLLKIVLQLLVPFLAGQLLRRWVAVFLARHKRILGLVDRGAILLVVYSAFSEGMVAGIWHRVTPARLGGLLAAEAVLLALMLTLSWYGARRLGFGRADRIAIQFAGSKKSLAAGLPMASVIFGAHASLAVLPLMLFHQMQLMVCAVIAKRRSRDPEPSQNPAVTVAGSDEAP, encoded by the coding sequence ATGACGCGCCGCATCCCGAGACCGCCGTCCTGGCCGCCCGTCGACCCCTACGTCCTGGCGCTGGCCGGGACCGTGGCCCTCGCGGCGCTGCTGCCCGCCCGGGGAACCGCCGCCGACGTGGCGGGCGGGGCCTCCACCGCCGCGGTCTCCCTGCTGTTCTTCCTCTACGGGGCGCGGCTGTCCACGGCCGAGGCGCTCGACGGGCTCAAGCACTGGCGCCTCCACCTCACCGTCCTGGCCTGCACCTTCGTCCTCTTCCCGCTGCTGGGGCTGGCGAGCGGCGGGCTGGTGCCGTACGTGCTGACGCCCGAGCTCCAGGCGGGCTTCCTCTTCCTCTGCCTGGTCCCCTCGACGATCCAGTCATCCATCGCCTTCACCTCGATCGCCCGGGGGAACGTGCCCGCCGCGATCTGCGCCGGGTCCTTCTCCAGCCTCGCCGGGATCCTCGTGACCCCGCTGCTCGCCGCGCTGCTCCTCGGTTCGGCCGGGGGCGGGTTCTCGGCGGACTCCCTGCTGAAGATCGTGCTCCAGCTGCTCGTCCCGTTCCTCGCCGGACAGCTGCTGCGCCGATGGGTCGCCGTCTTCCTCGCCCGGCACAAGAGAATTCTCGGCCTGGTCGACCGGGGGGCGATCCTGCTCGTCGTCTACAGCGCGTTCAGCGAAGGCATGGTCGCCGGCATCTGGCACCGGGTCACCCCGGCCCGCCTCGGCGGGCTGCTCGCCGCCGAGGCGGTCCTGCTGGCGCTGATGCTCACCCTGAGCTGGTACGGGGCGCGGCGGCTCGGGTTCGGCCGGGCGGACCGGATCGCCATCCAGTTCGCCGGGTCGAAGAAGAGCCTGGCGGCCGGGCTGCCGATGGCGAGCGTGATCTTCGGGGCGCACGCGAGCCTGGCGGTGCTGCCGCTGATGCTCTTCCATCAGATGCAGCTGATGGTCTGCGCGGTGATCGCCAAGCGCCGCTCCCGCGACCCCGAGCCCTCCCAGAACCCGGCGGTTACGGTAGCCGGTAGCGACGAAGCGCCATGA
- a CDS encoding ROK family transcriptional regulator: MTARPANAHQARLLRLLRDGGPNSRAQLGDQVELSRSKLAVEVDRLLDTGLVVADGLAASRGGRRSHNIRLAPELRFLGVDIGATSIDVAVTNAELEVLGHLNHPMDVREGPVAVFEQVLSLAAKLRASGLAEGFDGAGIGVPGPVRFPEGVPVAPPIMPGWDGFPVREALSQELGCPVMVDNDVNLMAMGEQHAGVARSVGDFLCVKIGTGIGCGIVVGGEVYRGTTGSAGDIGHIQVAPDGRACACGNKGCLEAHFSGAALARDAEYAAREGHSPELAARLEAAGSLTAADVATAAAAGDAAALDLIREGGNRLGQVIASLVSFFNPGLVVIGGGVTGLGHNLLASVRTQVYKQSLPLATGNLPIVLGELGPTAGVIGAARLISDHLFSPA; encoded by the coding sequence ATGACGGCACGACCCGCGAACGCGCATCAGGCACGGCTGCTCCGACTGCTGCGCGACGGGGGCCCCAACTCCCGTGCGCAACTGGGTGATCAGGTCGAGCTGTCGCGCTCGAAGCTCGCCGTCGAGGTGGACCGGCTGCTGGACACCGGCCTGGTGGTGGCCGACGGACTCGCCGCATCGCGCGGCGGGCGCCGCTCGCACAACATCCGGCTCGCTCCCGAACTGCGTTTCCTCGGGGTCGACATCGGCGCCACCTCGATAGACGTGGCCGTCACCAACGCGGAGCTGGAGGTCCTGGGACACCTCAACCACCCGATGGACGTGCGCGAGGGCCCCGTCGCCGTCTTCGAGCAGGTCCTGTCGTTGGCCGCCAAACTGCGGGCCTCCGGGCTCGCCGAGGGCTTCGACGGCGCGGGCATCGGGGTCCCCGGCCCCGTCCGGTTTCCCGAGGGCGTGCCGGTCGCGCCGCCGATCATGCCCGGCTGGGACGGGTTCCCGGTCCGCGAGGCGCTCAGCCAGGAGCTGGGCTGCCCCGTCATGGTCGACAACGACGTGAACCTCATGGCGATGGGGGAGCAGCACGCGGGCGTGGCCCGTTCCGTGGGCGACTTCCTCTGCGTCAAGATCGGTACGGGCATCGGCTGCGGCATCGTGGTGGGCGGCGAGGTCTACCGCGGTACGACCGGCAGCGCGGGGGACATCGGGCACATCCAGGTGGCCCCGGACGGCCGGGCCTGCGCCTGCGGCAACAAGGGTTGCCTGGAAGCCCACTTCAGCGGCGCCGCCCTCGCGCGGGACGCGGAGTACGCGGCCCGGGAGGGCCACTCGCCCGAGCTCGCCGCCCGGCTGGAGGCGGCGGGCAGCCTCACCGCCGCCGACGTGGCGACCGCCGCCGCTGCCGGGGACGCCGCCGCGCTCGACCTGATCCGCGAGGGCGGCAACCGGCTCGGCCAGGTGATCGCGAGCCTGGTCAGCTTCTTCAATCCCGGTCTGGTGGTGATCGGCGGCGGGGTCACCGGCCTCGGTCACAACCTCCTCGCCAGTGTCCGCACCCAGGTCTACAAGCAGTCCCTCCCCCTGGCCACCGGCAATCTCCCCATCGTGCTGGGCGAGTTGGGGCCCACCGCCGGAGTGATCGGCGCGGCCCGGCTCATCAGCGACCACCTCTTCTCACCGGCCTGA
- a CDS encoding ABC transporter permease produces the protein MTQPAPSAQHNGPDKGSLTGPSDTPPAKSGGGRPALGLRLDVRILSLLGVLAALILVGGITEPDAFLDTGNLQLILTQASVIGVVTVGMTFVIISGGIDLSVGAMVALASVWATTLATQEYGFAGIAFTAVIVGLAAGLVNGVLIAYGGMVPFIATLAMLASARGLALQITDGKTQIVTVDSVLDLGLPDSYILGIPPLVIMFAVVTVVGWLILNRTTFGRRTVAVGGNAEAARLAGIDVRRQRLYLYLLSGLCCGIAAFMLIVLAGSGQNTNGNLYELDAIAAAIIGGTLLSGGRGTIVGSVLGVLIFTTITNIFALNNLQSDVQQIAKGAIIVAAVLVQRRTMRGRET, from the coding sequence ATGACACAGCCCGCCCCGTCGGCGCAGCACAACGGGCCGGACAAGGGGTCCCTCACCGGACCCTCCGACACGCCGCCCGCGAAGTCGGGCGGCGGCAGGCCGGCCCTCGGTCTGCGGCTCGACGTCCGGATCCTGTCCCTGCTCGGCGTCCTCGCCGCCCTGATCCTGGTCGGCGGCATCACCGAACCGGACGCCTTCCTGGACACCGGGAACCTCCAGCTGATCCTGACCCAGGCCTCCGTCATCGGCGTCGTCACCGTCGGCATGACCTTTGTCATCATCAGCGGCGGCATCGACCTGTCCGTCGGCGCGATGGTCGCCCTCGCCTCGGTGTGGGCGACGACCCTGGCCACGCAGGAGTACGGGTTCGCCGGCATCGCGTTCACCGCGGTCATCGTCGGCCTCGCCGCCGGACTCGTGAACGGCGTCCTCATCGCGTACGGGGGAATGGTCCCCTTCATCGCGACGCTGGCCATGCTCGCGTCGGCCCGCGGGCTCGCCCTCCAGATCACCGACGGCAAGACCCAGATCGTCACCGTGGACTCGGTCCTGGACCTCGGCCTGCCCGACTCCTACATCCTGGGCATCCCGCCACTGGTCATCATGTTCGCCGTGGTCACCGTCGTCGGCTGGCTGATCCTGAACCGGACCACCTTCGGCCGCCGCACCGTCGCCGTCGGCGGCAACGCGGAGGCCGCCCGGCTCGCCGGGATCGACGTCCGCCGCCAGCGCCTCTACCTCTACCTGCTGTCCGGGCTGTGCTGCGGCATCGCCGCCTTCATGCTGATCGTGCTCGCCGGCTCCGGCCAGAACACCAACGGCAACCTGTACGAGCTCGACGCCATCGCCGCCGCGATCATCGGCGGGACCCTGCTCAGCGGCGGCCGGGGCACCATCGTCGGCTCCGTCCTCGGCGTCCTGATCTTCACCACGATCACCAACATCTTCGCTCTCAACAACCTCCAGAGCGACGTCCAGCAGATCGCGAAGGGCGCCATCATCGTCGCCGCCGTCCTCGTCCAGCGCCGCACCATGCGCGGCAGGGAGACCTGA
- a CDS encoding substrate-binding domain-containing protein: MPETSRRGLLFGTAAVSAGALLTACTSNEPKKTEPAAKSAPADDKPGKAVTIGFAGPQADHGWLNAINVNAKSRAETYSDVTLEITEGSNDTAAQIGQVKTLINKKVDVLVVLPADGKALTQVGLEAMRAGIPVVNLDRIFASPQAYRCWVGGDNYGMGLNAGHYIGEQLKDKPNAKVVELAGIDNLELTKQRSQGFADALKNYSNIKLVARQAADFTVESGQAKMAQLLQAQKQFDALWNHDDDQGVGALRAIKQAGRDEFIMVGGAGAKSAMDAIKADDSVIKATVLYPPTMAASAIDLARALGQSKGISGLSEMEIPTSLTLYSAVVTKDNIDQYLPTGFN, encoded by the coding sequence ATGCCAGAAACCAGCCGCAGAGGGCTGCTGTTCGGAACCGCCGCCGTCTCCGCGGGCGCGCTCCTCACCGCCTGCACCAGCAACGAGCCGAAGAAGACCGAGCCCGCCGCCAAGAGCGCCCCCGCCGACGACAAGCCGGGCAAGGCCGTCACCATCGGCTTCGCCGGACCGCAGGCCGACCACGGCTGGCTCAACGCGATCAACGTGAACGCCAAGTCCCGGGCGGAGACGTACTCCGACGTCACCCTGGAGATCACCGAGGGCTCCAACGACACCGCCGCCCAGATCGGCCAGGTCAAGACCCTCATCAACAAGAAGGTCGACGTCCTCGTCGTCCTCCCCGCCGATGGCAAGGCCCTCACCCAGGTCGGCCTGGAAGCCATGAGGGCGGGCATCCCCGTCGTCAACCTGGACCGCATCTTCGCCTCTCCGCAGGCCTACCGCTGCTGGGTGGGCGGCGACAACTACGGTATGGGGCTCAACGCCGGGCACTACATCGGCGAGCAGCTCAAGGACAAGCCGAACGCCAAGGTCGTCGAACTCGCCGGGATCGACAACCTGGAGCTGACCAAGCAGCGCAGCCAGGGCTTCGCCGACGCGCTCAAGAACTACTCCAACATCAAGCTGGTGGCCCGCCAGGCCGCCGACTTCACCGTCGAGTCCGGCCAGGCCAAGATGGCCCAACTCCTGCAGGCACAGAAGCAGTTCGACGCCCTGTGGAACCACGACGACGACCAGGGCGTCGGCGCGCTCCGTGCCATCAAGCAGGCGGGCCGCGACGAGTTCATCATGGTCGGCGGCGCCGGCGCCAAGTCCGCGATGGACGCCATCAAGGCCGACGACTCGGTCATCAAGGCGACCGTCCTCTACCCGCCGACGATGGCCGCGTCCGCGATCGACCTGGCCCGGGCCCTCGGCCAGTCCAAGGGCATCAGCGGGCTCTCCGAGATGGAGATCCCGACCTCCCTGACCCTGTACTCCGCGGTCGTGACGAAGGACAACATCGACCAGTACCTGCCGACGGGCTTCAACTGA
- a CDS encoding sugar phosphate isomerase/epimerase family protein yields the protein MPRPFTLFTGQWADLPLEEVCKHARDFGYDGLELACWGDHFEVDKALADPGYLDTRHQLLDKYGLKCFAISNHLVGQAVCDNPIDERHQGILPARIWGDGEPEGVRRRAAAEIADTARAAAAFGVDTVIGFTGSSIWHLVAMFPPVPPHMIERGYEDFAERWNPILDVFDAEGVRFAHEVHPSEIAYDYWTTQRALEAVDHRPAFGLNFDPSHFVWQDLDPVGFLYDFRDRIYHVDCKEARKRLDGRNGRLGSHLPWGDPRRGWDFVSAGHGDVPWEDVFRMLRSIGYQGPVSVEWEDAGMDRLTGAPEALASLKRFDFDPPSASFDAAFGGGE from the coding sequence ATGCCCCGCCCCTTCACCCTGTTCACCGGCCAGTGGGCCGACCTCCCGCTGGAGGAGGTCTGCAAGCACGCCCGGGACTTCGGCTACGACGGTCTCGAACTCGCCTGCTGGGGAGACCACTTCGAGGTCGACAAGGCGCTGGCCGACCCCGGGTACCTGGACACCCGGCACCAACTGCTCGACAAGTACGGGCTGAAGTGCTTCGCGATCTCCAACCACCTGGTCGGCCAGGCCGTCTGCGACAACCCGATCGACGAACGCCACCAGGGCATCCTGCCTGCCCGCATCTGGGGCGACGGCGAGCCCGAAGGCGTACGGCGACGGGCCGCCGCCGAGATCGCGGACACCGCCCGGGCGGCCGCCGCCTTCGGGGTGGACACGGTCATCGGGTTCACCGGCTCCTCGATCTGGCACCTCGTCGCGATGTTCCCGCCCGTCCCGCCGCACATGATCGAGCGGGGCTACGAGGACTTCGCCGAGCGCTGGAACCCGATCCTGGACGTGTTCGACGCCGAGGGGGTGCGCTTCGCCCACGAGGTGCACCCGAGCGAGATCGCGTACGACTACTGGACCACCCAGCGCGCGCTCGAAGCGGTGGACCACCGGCCCGCGTTCGGCCTGAACTTCGACCCGAGCCACTTCGTCTGGCAGGACCTGGACCCGGTGGGCTTCCTCTACGACTTCCGCGACCGGATCTACCACGTTGACTGCAAGGAGGCCCGCAAGCGCCTCGACGGCCGCAACGGCCGCCTCGGCTCGCACCTGCCGTGGGGCGACCCCCGGCGCGGCTGGGACTTCGTCTCCGCCGGCCACGGAGACGTGCCCTGGGAGGACGTCTTCCGGATGCTCCGGTCCATCGGCTACCAGGGCCCGGTCTCCGTGGAGTGGGAGGACGCCGGCATGGACCGGCTGACCGGCGCCCCGGAAGCGCTTGCCAGCCTCAAGCGGTTCGACTTCGACCCGCCGTCGGCCTCCTTCGACGCGGCCTTCGGCGGCGGCGAGTAG
- a CDS encoding beta-ketoacyl-ACP synthase III, which produces MTGSRVVALGHYQPAKVLTNDDLAAMVDTSDEWITSRVGIKTRHVGGPDEPVDEMAAHAGAKALATAGLVPSEIDLVLVATSTAIDRSPSMAARVAARLGMGSPAVMDINVVCSGFTHALATADHAIRAGAATRALVIGADKMADIADWTDRSTCVLLGDGAGAAVVTADPTAPNAPDGPGIGPVLWGSVPEMGNAVRIEGTPPRFAQEGQSVYRWATTQLPPIARRVCEKAGIAPEDLAAVVLHQANLRIIEPVARKIGAVNAVIARDVVDSGNTSAASIPMALSKLVERGEVASGAPVLLFGFGGNLSYAGQVIRCP; this is translated from the coding sequence ATGACCGGCTCACGTGTCGTGGCGCTCGGCCACTACCAGCCCGCCAAGGTGCTCACGAACGATGATCTGGCGGCCATGGTCGACACGAGCGACGAGTGGATCACCAGCCGGGTCGGTATCAAGACCCGCCACGTGGGTGGCCCCGACGAGCCGGTGGACGAGATGGCCGCGCACGCGGGAGCCAAGGCGCTGGCCACGGCCGGGCTGGTGCCCTCGGAGATCGATCTGGTCCTCGTCGCCACCTCCACCGCGATCGACCGGTCCCCGAGCATGGCGGCGCGGGTCGCGGCCCGGCTCGGCATGGGCTCGCCCGCCGTGATGGACATCAACGTGGTGTGCTCCGGCTTCACGCACGCGCTGGCCACCGCCGACCACGCGATCCGGGCCGGCGCGGCGACCCGGGCCCTGGTCATCGGCGCCGACAAGATGGCCGACATCGCGGACTGGACCGACCGCTCCACCTGCGTCCTGCTCGGCGACGGCGCGGGCGCCGCCGTCGTCACCGCCGACCCGACGGCCCCCAACGCCCCGGACGGGCCCGGCATCGGACCGGTGCTGTGGGGCTCCGTGCCGGAGATGGGCAACGCGGTCCGGATCGAGGGGACGCCGCCGCGCTTCGCGCAGGAGGGTCAGTCCGTCTACCGCTGGGCCACCACTCAGCTCCCCCCGATCGCCCGCCGGGTCTGTGAGAAGGCGGGGATCGCCCCGGAGGACCTGGCCGCCGTCGTCCTGCACCAGGCCAACCTGCGGATCATCGAGCCGGTCGCCCGCAAGATCGGCGCGGTCAACGCCGTCATCGCCCGGGACGTGGTGGACTCCGGCAACACCTCGGCCGCCTCCATCCCGATGGCCCTGTCCAAGCTGGTCGAGCGCGGCGAGGTCGCCTCCGGCGCGCCCGTCCTGCTCTTCGGATTCGGCGGAAACCTCTCCTACGCCGGCCAGGTCATCCGCTGCCCCTGA
- a CDS encoding Gfo/Idh/MocA family protein, giving the protein MARSQETETQAPAPSPREAPGTLGVGMVGYAFMGAAHSQGWRTAGHVFDLPLRPALAAICGRDRAAVEDAAARHGWAAAETDWRALIARDDVQLIDICTPGDSHAEIAIAALEAGKHVLCEKPLANTVAEAEAMVRAAEAASARGQVAMVGFNYRKVPAISFARQLIAEGRLGPLRHVRATYLQDWLVDPASPLTWRLKREHAGSGALGDLGAHIVDLAQYLSGELLTGVSAVAETFVRERPLLAGASAGLSGSADAVERGEVTVDDAAIFTGRLASGALASFEATRMAAGRKNALRLEINGERGSLAFDLERLNELSFHDHTEPAATAGFRRILVTEPDHPYLEAWWPPGHGLGYEHTFVHQARDVVHTIADGAAPVPSFADGLQVQRVLAAVEESAAKNSVHTPVPSSDIRR; this is encoded by the coding sequence ATGGCCCGTAGTCAAGAGACGGAAACGCAAGCCCCAGCACCCTCGCCGCGGGAGGCGCCAGGAACGCTCGGGGTCGGCATGGTCGGATACGCGTTCATGGGCGCCGCCCACTCGCAGGGGTGGCGCACCGCGGGACACGTCTTCGACCTGCCCCTGCGGCCCGCTCTCGCCGCGATCTGCGGACGCGACCGTGCGGCGGTCGAGGACGCCGCCGCCCGGCACGGCTGGGCGGCGGCGGAGACCGACTGGCGGGCACTGATCGCCCGCGACGATGTCCAGCTGATCGACATCTGCACCCCCGGCGACAGCCACGCGGAGATCGCCATCGCCGCCCTGGAGGCGGGCAAGCACGTCCTGTGCGAGAAGCCGCTCGCCAACACCGTCGCCGAGGCGGAGGCGATGGTCCGCGCCGCCGAGGCGGCCTCCGCCCGCGGACAGGTGGCGATGGTGGGCTTCAACTACCGCAAGGTGCCCGCGATCTCCTTCGCCCGGCAGCTCATCGCCGAGGGCCGGCTCGGGCCCCTGCGCCATGTGCGCGCCACCTACCTCCAGGACTGGCTGGTGGACCCGGCCTCACCGCTCACCTGGCGGCTCAAGCGCGAGCACGCCGGGTCCGGCGCGCTCGGGGACCTCGGCGCCCACATCGTCGACCTCGCCCAGTACCTTTCGGGTGAACTGCTCACCGGGGTGTCCGCGGTGGCCGAGACCTTCGTACGGGAGAGGCCCCTGCTCGCCGGGGCGTCCGCCGGGCTCTCCGGCAGCGCCGATGCGGTGGAGCGGGGCGAGGTGACCGTCGACGACGCGGCGATCTTCACCGGCCGCCTCGCATCCGGCGCCCTGGCCTCCTTCGAGGCGACCCGGATGGCGGCGGGACGCAAGAACGCCCTGCGCCTGGAGATCAACGGGGAGCGGGGCTCGCTCGCGTTCGACCTGGAACGGCTCAACGAGCTGTCCTTCCACGACCACACCGAGCCCGCCGCCACCGCGGGCTTCCGGCGCATCCTCGTCACCGAACCCGACCACCCCTACCTGGAGGCCTGGTGGCCGCCGGGCCACGGACTCGGCTACGAGCACACCTTCGTCCACCAGGCCCGCGACGTGGTCCACACGATCGCCGACGGCGCCGCGCCCGTACCGTCGTTCGCGGACGGGCTCCAGGTGCAGCGGGTGCTCGCCGCCGTGGAGGAGAGCGCCGCCAAGAACTCCGTGCACACCCCGGTCCCGTCCTCGGACATCAGGAGGTAG